From the Sphingomonas aliaeris genome, one window contains:
- a CDS encoding DUF3857 domain-containing protein, which produces MVRHMMFFALLASAGAAQAGDKPLYAPAPDWVKPAPPIDTSKIKDDTPIFLIMDSQQRLQGDEVTVYAETAARVASTQVLDSLGTVTLPWQPDKGDLIIHTAEIVRGNERIDLLKTGERFSVLRREAQLEQRMLNGLLTATMPVEGLRVGDVLHLRYSTTQKDAALKGEVQAFAQLAADPFRADFGRVRMIWPVNRDVKWKADAAGVTPVVTKAGGFSDLTITVPLAKQPEMPGDSPSRYRHLPLLEATSFTDWAGVSRVMAPLYDTTGLIVAGSPLAGEVAKIAAATPDPVKRAALALELVQDKVRYLFKGMDGGNYVPQTPTQTWTVRYGDCKAKTLLLLAMLRGLGIEAEAVLANSQFGDWVPQRLPSPGAFDHVLVRATIGADSLWLDGTGSGSLLADIRDIPPFRNVLPLKAAGSGLIAVPLSFNSRPDFATTLTRDESAGVGFPAPFTLAITFRGQLAQVLRAAQGQMSKDQLAGMAAKLGETYVGSSTNVSRALVFDPAAGTATMTIAGVTYPNWDRENERYRTTMDFGLKSMKLEADRSRVAWRDIPLSTGEKANIVLHAKVRLPDGGKGFAMEGNPKLSAILAGGQVDRTATLADGWVTSDIAIKTDGGEIAAADIPAARQKLAQTKQQLIRLVAPANYPAPWEVVRAGKPAHRFDAILSVYKAGIADQPEKAEPFTNRAWFLERIYEWRPAIDDIGRAIAIDPTADSHLWRGRLYWSIGEMDKALADMLEARKIDPASDSVIQRLAFLYGDRKEYDKGLAMLDARIEEGGKDKASFMIGKAELLGLSGRTDDALMTIDAAIASKPGDPDLLNSRCWLKGTMNVMLDTALKDCTKAIALADSAEKVLDSRALVYFRMGQMDDALSDLNAALEQDPSLSASLFMRGVIRKKQGDAKNAEVDLAAARLIRPSVDRDYARFGIAP; this is translated from the coding sequence ATGGTTCGGCATATGATGTTCTTCGCGCTGCTCGCATCGGCGGGGGCTGCGCAGGCGGGGGACAAGCCGCTTTACGCGCCTGCGCCCGACTGGGTGAAGCCGGCGCCGCCGATCGATACGTCCAAGATCAAGGACGACACCCCCATCTTCCTGATCATGGACAGCCAGCAGCGGCTGCAGGGCGACGAGGTGACGGTCTATGCCGAAACCGCGGCGCGGGTCGCGTCCACGCAGGTGCTGGATTCGCTCGGTACGGTCACGCTGCCGTGGCAGCCGGACAAGGGCGACCTGATCATCCATACCGCCGAGATCGTGCGCGGGAACGAGCGGATCGACCTGTTGAAGACGGGCGAGCGCTTCTCCGTCCTGCGGCGCGAGGCGCAACTGGAACAGCGCATGCTGAACGGCCTGCTGACCGCGACGATGCCGGTCGAGGGCCTGCGCGTCGGCGACGTGCTGCACCTGCGCTATTCGACGACGCAGAAGGATGCGGCGCTGAAGGGAGAGGTGCAGGCCTTTGCGCAGCTCGCCGCCGATCCGTTCCGTGCCGATTTCGGTCGCGTGCGGATGATCTGGCCCGTCAATCGCGACGTGAAGTGGAAAGCGGATGCGGCGGGCGTTACGCCCGTGGTGACAAAGGCCGGCGGCTTTTCGGACCTGACGATCACGGTACCGCTGGCCAAGCAGCCCGAAATGCCGGGGGATTCGCCGTCGCGTTATCGGCATCTGCCCCTGTTGGAAGCGACAAGCTTTACGGACTGGGCGGGCGTCTCCCGCGTAATGGCGCCCTTGTACGACACGACGGGCCTGATCGTTGCGGGTAGCCCCCTTGCGGGCGAAGTCGCGAAGATTGCCGCCGCGACGCCCGATCCGGTCAAGCGCGCCGCACTGGCGCTGGAACTCGTGCAGGACAAGGTCCGCTATCTGTTCAAAGGCATGGACGGCGGCAATTACGTCCCTCAAACGCCGACGCAGACATGGACGGTGCGCTACGGCGACTGCAAGGCGAAGACGCTGTTGCTGCTCGCGATGCTGCGCGGCCTGGGGATCGAGGCGGAGGCGGTGCTCGCCAACAGTCAGTTCGGTGACTGGGTGCCGCAGCGTCTGCCCTCGCCCGGCGCGTTCGATCATGTCCTCGTCCGTGCCACGATCGGGGCGGACAGCCTGTGGCTCGACGGTACGGGCAGCGGTTCTCTGCTCGCCGACATTCGCGACATCCCGCCGTTCCGCAACGTCCTGCCGTTGAAGGCCGCCGGCTCCGGCCTGATCGCCGTTCCGCTCAGCTTCAACAGCCGGCCCGATTTCGCCACGACACTGACGCGCGACGAAAGCGCGGGCGTCGGCTTCCCCGCGCCGTTCACGCTCGCGATAACGTTTCGGGGGCAGTTGGCGCAGGTGCTGCGCGCCGCGCAGGGTCAGATGAGCAAGGACCAGTTGGCCGGAATGGCGGCGAAGCTGGGCGAAACCTATGTCGGTTCCTCCACCAACGTAAGCCGCGCGCTGGTCTTCGATCCGGCTGCGGGAACGGCGACGATGACGATCGCCGGGGTGACCTATCCGAACTGGGACCGCGAGAACGAACGCTATCGCACCACGATGGATTTCGGGCTCAAATCGATGAAGCTGGAGGCGGACCGGAGCCGGGTAGCGTGGCGCGACATCCCGCTCAGCACCGGTGAAAAGGCCAATATCGTCCTTCATGCCAAGGTTCGCCTGCCGGATGGTGGCAAGGGCTTCGCGATGGAAGGCAATCCGAAGCTGTCCGCGATCCTTGCGGGCGGGCAAGTCGATCGGACCGCGACGCTAGCCGACGGCTGGGTGACCAGCGACATCGCGATCAAGACCGACGGCGGGGAGATCGCAGCCGCCGACATTCCGGCGGCTCGGCAGAAGCTGGCCCAGACCAAGCAGCAATTGATCCGCTTGGTCGCGCCGGCGAATTATCCCGCGCCATGGGAGGTCGTGCGGGCAGGCAAGCCCGCGCACCGTTTCGACGCGATCCTGTCGGTCTACAAAGCAGGCATTGCCGATCAGCCGGAAAAAGCGGAGCCGTTCACCAACCGCGCCTGGTTCCTGGAGCGTATTTACGAATGGCGTCCGGCGATCGACGACATCGGCCGCGCGATCGCGATCGATCCGACGGCGGACAGCCACCTGTGGCGTGGCCGCTTGTATTGGAGCATCGGCGAGATGGACAAGGCGCTGGCCGATATGCTGGAGGCGCGCAAGATCGATCCGGCATCCGATTCCGTGATCCAGCGGCTCGCCTTCCTGTACGGCGACCGCAAGGAATATGACAAAGGTCTGGCAATGCTGGATGCCCGGATCGAGGAGGGCGGCAAGGACAAGGCCAGCTTCATGATCGGCAAGGCGGAGCTGCTTGGGCTGTCGGGCCGCACCGACGATGCGCTCATGACGATCGATGCGGCGATCGCGTCCAAACCCGGCGATCCCGATCTGCTCAACAGCCGGTGCTGGCTGAAAGGCACGATGAACGTGATGCTGGATACCGCGCTGAAGGATTGCACCAAGGCGATCGCGCTGGCGGACTCGGCGGAGAAGGTACTGGACAGCCGCGCTCTGGTCTATTTCCGGATGGGCCAGATGGATGATGCTTTGTCCGATTTGAATGCCGCTCTGGAACAGGATCCAAGTCTGTCCGCCAGCCTGTTCATGCGCGGGGTGATCCGCAAGAAGCAGGGCGATGCGAAAAATGCCGAAGTCGATCTGGCGGCGGCGCGGCTGATCCGCCCGTCGGTCGATCGCGATTATGCACGGTTCGGCATCGCACCGTAG
- a CDS encoding polysaccharide deacetylase family protein: MASVFLTIDTEIAWRHHVAGLEMPTLFERSIEPAGVGVTYQLGMLNRYGLKACFFVDPMPALLFGLEPFKRLVGMIRDAGQEVQLHLHPNWTGAKRGDRGAAHARFEMVEYDEGDQAALIAGARDLLMAAGAEAPVAYRSGSYAANDATLRALHRNGLRYDSSHNGAEHPWPSLIDLPLRQIAPVAHQGVVEVPVTVIEDRPGSLRNFQICALSSGEMLAALDHAVDHDHAAVTIVSHSFELANRSGTRANSVHVRRFEGLCAMLAQRTARLPTTHFADADLRLDSADEPLGPNPLRASWRHAEQLWSNVIEERAA; encoded by the coding sequence ATGGCCTCCGTCTTCCTGACCATCGACACCGAAATTGCGTGGCGACATCACGTCGCGGGGCTCGAAATGCCGACCCTGTTCGAGCGATCGATCGAACCCGCAGGGGTCGGCGTCACGTACCAATTGGGCATGCTCAATCGGTATGGGCTGAAGGCGTGCTTCTTCGTCGATCCGATGCCCGCTTTGTTGTTCGGGCTGGAGCCGTTCAAGCGACTGGTCGGCATGATCCGCGATGCGGGCCAGGAAGTTCAGTTGCATCTGCATCCCAATTGGACGGGCGCGAAGAGGGGCGATCGCGGGGCGGCGCATGCCCGTTTCGAGATGGTCGAATATGACGAAGGCGACCAGGCGGCGTTGATCGCCGGCGCGCGTGATCTGCTGATGGCGGCGGGCGCGGAAGCGCCGGTGGCGTATCGCAGCGGCAGCTATGCCGCGAACGACGCGACATTGCGGGCGCTGCATCGCAACGGCTTGCGCTATGACAGCAGCCATAACGGCGCCGAACATCCCTGGCCCAGCCTGATCGACCTGCCGCTGCGTCAAATCGCGCCTGTCGCGCATCAGGGTGTCGTCGAAGTTCCGGTGACGGTGATCGAGGACCGGCCCGGTTCACTGCGAAACTTCCAGATATGTGCCTTGTCGAGCGGCGAGATGCTGGCCGCGCTGGATCATGCGGTGGATCACGATCATGCCGCGGTGACGATCGTCAGCCACAGTTTCGAACTCGCCAACCGGTCGGGCACACGTGCGAACAGCGTACATGTACGCCGGTTCGAGGGGCTGTGCGCCATGTTGGCGCAGCGCACCGCCCGGCTGCCGACGACCCATTTCGCCGATGCGGACCTGCGCCTGGACAGCGCGGACGAGCCGCTCGGCCCCAATCCGTTGCGCGCGAGCTGGCGGCACGCCGAACAATTATGGTCGAACGTGATCGAGGAACGCGCCGCGTGA
- a CDS encoding GNAT family N-acetyltransferase: MTGVAPGAVPLPLRFQIGARTLGSIPRRLVRVPLDLADVLDGRLPMLPPLDASADGYLITSLPEDRLDAMRFVGSGKIAFVRQRYVRYHADLSIGHDAYLAKLSGNTRGGLKRKTKKIAGLSGGELCVRRFRATEDMGEFHVIARGISATTYQEKLLGSGLPDDAGFVRRMYEMAAADRIRAWLLYIGGKPAAYLYCPIHDGTVIYQFVGHDPVFADLSPGSVLHLAAMRDLHDEGGLTRFDFTEGEGQHKRQLSTGGVACVDLLLLRPSIANRATMLAIGSFDRGTAFAKRVVRKHDLGGLVRKIRRA, from the coding sequence GTGACCGGGGTCGCCCCCGGAGCCGTGCCGCTTCCGCTGAGGTTCCAGATCGGGGCGCGGACGCTAGGCTCGATCCCGAGAAGGCTGGTGCGCGTTCCGCTCGATCTGGCGGATGTGCTGGACGGCCGCTTGCCGATGCTGCCGCCGCTGGACGCATCGGCGGACGGATATCTGATCACGTCGTTGCCGGAGGACCGGCTGGACGCGATGCGCTTCGTCGGCAGCGGGAAGATCGCCTTCGTCCGGCAACGGTATGTTCGCTACCATGCCGACCTGTCGATCGGCCACGACGCCTATCTGGCGAAGCTGTCGGGGAACACGCGCGGCGGGCTGAAGCGCAAGACGAAGAAGATCGCCGGGCTTTCGGGCGGAGAGCTTTGCGTACGGCGGTTCCGTGCCACAGAGGATATGGGCGAGTTCCATGTGATCGCGCGCGGTATCTCCGCCACGACCTATCAGGAAAAGCTGCTCGGTTCCGGCCTGCCCGACGATGCCGGCTTTGTCCGGCGGATGTACGAGATGGCGGCGGCGGATCGCATCCGCGCGTGGCTGCTATACATCGGCGGAAAGCCGGCAGCGTACTTATACTGTCCGATTCATGATGGTACGGTTATCTATCAGTTCGTCGGGCATGATCCGGTCTTCGCCGACCTGTCGCCGGGGAGCGTGCTGCATCTGGCGGCGATGCGAGACCTGCACGACGAGGGAGGGCTGACCCGCTTTGATTTCACGGAAGGCGAGGGACAGCACAAGCGCCAGCTTTCGACCGGGGGTGTCGCCTGCGTCGATCTGCTGCTGTTGCGACCGTCGATCGCCAATCGCGCGACGATGCTGGCGATCGGCTCGTTCGACCGCGGCACGGCGTTTGCCAAGCGCGTGGTTCGAAAGCACGATCTGGGCGGTCTGGTGCGGAAGATCCGGCGCGCGTGA
- the recO gene encoding DNA repair protein RecO: MHLRAEALILSIRQHGENHAIVRALTAAHGLQAGYVRGGRSRRIRPILQPANLVLGEWRARTEEQLAGLTVELIHSRAPLYAEPLPAAALEWVTALTATALPEGLPYPRLYAALDGVIGAIEAAPAARGWAVALARYELLMLAELGYGPEMDDLPEILRTGGEAGWADIMAALKVTGAGLEADILTDRRAETLSGRARLIERLKRAVA, translated from the coding sequence ATGCACCTGCGCGCCGAAGCCCTGATCCTGTCGATCCGTCAGCACGGGGAGAATCACGCCATCGTCCGCGCCCTGACCGCGGCGCATGGTCTACAGGCGGGCTATGTTCGCGGCGGGCGGTCGCGGCGGATCCGGCCGATCCTGCAGCCCGCCAACCTGGTGCTGGGCGAGTGGCGCGCACGGACCGAAGAGCAATTGGCCGGGCTGACCGTGGAGCTGATCCACAGCCGCGCTCCGCTGTATGCCGAGCCCCTGCCGGCCGCGGCGCTCGAATGGGTCACCGCGCTGACCGCGACGGCTTTGCCGGAGGGGCTGCCCTATCCCCGTCTTTATGCCGCACTCGACGGTGTGATCGGCGCGATCGAAGCGGCTCCGGCAGCGCGTGGCTGGGCGGTGGCGCTGGCGCGGTACGAACTGCTGATGCTCGCGGAACTCGGCTATGGCCCGGAAATGGATGATTTGCCGGAGATATTGCGCACCGGGGGCGAGGCGGGATGGGCCGATATCATGGCCGCACTGAAGGTGACGGGCGCCGGTTTGGAGGCGGATATCCTGACCGACCGGCGCGCGGAGACGCTGAGCGGACGCGCGCGCCTGATCGAACGGCTGAAAAGGGCGGTTGCGTGA
- the leuB gene encoding 3-isopropylmalate dehydrogenase, which yields MALIAILPGDGIGPEVTAEAVRVLDALSLDLTFEEALVGGAAYHATGHPLPAETLDLAKRADAILFGAVGDPSCDALERSLRPEQAILGLRKELALFANLRPAKLFPGLEDASALKPEVAAAIDMVIVRELNGDVYFGEKGFRTNAAGNREGYDVMSYDEAEVLRIAHVGFRTAQKRGGKLCSVDKANVLETSQLWRDVVIEVSALYPDVALTHMYVDNAAMQLVRNPGQFDVIVTGNLFGDILSDQASMCAGSIGMLPSASLDANGKGLYEPIHGSAPDIAGQGKANPCATILSAAMLLRHSLGLDAAADRIEAAVGKALTDGARTADLGGSLSTRAMGDAVLAALEGLKA from the coding sequence ATGGCTTTGATCGCGATTCTGCCCGGTGACGGGATCGGCCCCGAGGTGACTGCCGAGGCTGTGCGCGTGCTCGACGCGCTGTCGCTCGACCTGACGTTCGAGGAGGCTTTGGTCGGGGGGGCGGCGTATCACGCGACCGGCCATCCTCTTCCGGCTGAAACGCTCGATCTGGCCAAGCGCGCCGATGCGATCCTGTTCGGCGCCGTTGGCGATCCGAGTTGCGACGCGCTGGAACGGTCGCTGCGGCCCGAACAGGCGATTCTGGGATTGCGCAAGGAACTCGCCTTGTTCGCGAACCTGCGCCCGGCCAAGCTGTTCCCGGGGCTGGAGGACGCGTCTGCGCTGAAACCGGAGGTGGCGGCGGCGATCGACATGGTGATCGTGCGCGAACTGAACGGCGACGTCTATTTCGGCGAAAAGGGCTTTCGGACGAACGCGGCGGGCAATCGCGAAGGCTATGACGTCATGTCCTATGACGAGGCGGAGGTGCTGCGCATCGCGCATGTCGGCTTCCGCACCGCGCAGAAACGCGGCGGCAAACTCTGTTCCGTCGATAAGGCCAACGTTCTGGAAACGTCGCAGCTGTGGCGCGACGTGGTGATCGAGGTTTCGGCGCTGTACCCCGACGTCGCACTGACTCACATGTATGTCGACAATGCCGCGATGCAGCTGGTGCGCAACCCGGGCCAGTTCGACGTGATCGTCACCGGCAATCTGTTCGGCGACATCCTGTCCGATCAGGCAAGCATGTGCGCCGGATCGATCGGCATGCTACCCTCCGCCTCGCTGGATGCGAACGGCAAGGGGCTGTATGAACCGATCCACGGCAGCGCGCCGGACATTGCAGGACAGGGCAAGGCCAATCCCTGCGCAACAATTCTGTCGGCGGCGATGCTGTTGCGCCACTCGCTCGGACTTGATGCGGCGGCGGACAGGATCGAGGCTGCGGTCGGCAAGGCGCTGACTGATGGTGCACGGACTGCGGATCTGGGGGGCTCGCTGTCGACGCGGGCAATGGGCGACGCGGTGCTGGCCGCGCTTGAGGGGCTAAAGGCATGA
- a CDS encoding phospholipid carrier-dependent glycosyltransferase, whose protein sequence is MAAPRPRPIMIATAIGAAAQFLFTLNISRPSILLFDEVHYVRAARILMTLDGPANIEHPMLGKSLIALGIRLLGDNQYGWRLLSSVAATAVVLGVFWILWELFHRVRPAAIGALLVVLNGTVFVQARIGMLDGFMAAFLILGMLALIRSAFAPPDRAWRHWILGSVLLGLAVGVKWTAAPDIAFAGIGFLLVRRYDASRGGVHWQGMRPIPALATLGLVSVVTYLLTFAPAFFYARDPLTPSTLLPFQWTMYLQQTQVLPAHTYQSSWWTWPLMIRPIWYLYELVDGAQRGVLLIGNPAVMWGGLVAVAYCLWAGWRRRSVTLLGIGSVWVASLAIWAIIPKSLGFYYYYYPSSIFLCLALAAALDDPRGRGRHWDTASVAVSAVLFVYFYPILSAAALPDAEAFRRWMWFPTWP, encoded by the coding sequence ATGGCTGCCCCCCGACCCCGCCCGATCATGATCGCGACGGCGATCGGCGCAGCGGCGCAATTCCTGTTCACGCTCAACATATCGCGTCCGAGCATCCTGCTGTTCGACGAAGTGCATTACGTTCGTGCGGCTCGTATCCTGATGACGCTCGACGGGCCGGCGAACATCGAACATCCTATGCTCGGCAAGTCGCTGATCGCGCTCGGCATCCGGCTGTTGGGCGACAATCAATATGGCTGGCGGCTCCTGTCGAGCGTCGCGGCGACGGCGGTGGTGCTGGGGGTCTTCTGGATCCTTTGGGAACTGTTCCACCGCGTCCGGCCGGCGGCCATCGGGGCGTTGCTGGTCGTGCTGAACGGCACGGTCTTCGTCCAGGCGCGGATCGGCATGCTGGACGGGTTCATGGCTGCGTTTCTCATCCTCGGCATGCTCGCGCTGATACGATCCGCTTTTGCGCCACCGGATCGGGCGTGGCGCCACTGGATATTGGGCAGCGTGCTGTTGGGGCTGGCGGTCGGGGTAAAGTGGACGGCCGCGCCCGATATCGCGTTTGCGGGCATCGGTTTCCTGCTTGTCCGCCGGTATGACGCATCCCGCGGCGGGGTGCATTGGCAGGGGATGCGACCGATCCCGGCGCTTGCGACGCTCGGTCTGGTCAGCGTCGTGACCTATCTGCTGACGTTCGCGCCGGCGTTCTTCTACGCGCGCGATCCGCTGACGCCGTCCACGCTGCTGCCGTTCCAATGGACGATGTACCTGCAACAGACCCAGGTCCTGCCGGCGCACACCTATCAATCGAGTTGGTGGACGTGGCCGCTGATGATCCGCCCGATCTGGTATCTCTACGAGCTGGTCGACGGGGCGCAGCGCGGCGTGCTGCTGATCGGCAATCCGGCGGTGATGTGGGGCGGCCTGGTCGCTGTCGCCTATTGCTTATGGGCGGGGTGGCGGCGCCGGTCGGTGACGCTGCTGGGCATCGGATCGGTCTGGGTCGCGTCGCTGGCGATCTGGGCGATTATCCCGAAGTCGTTGGGATTCTATTATTATTACTATCCGTCGTCGATCTTCCTGTGCCTGGCATTGGCTGCGGCGCTTGACGATCCGCGAGGCCGCGGCAGGCATTGGGATACGGCGTCCGTGGCCGTATCCGCGGTGCTGTTCGTGTATTTCTACCCGATCCTGTCCGCGGCGGCGCTTCCCGATGCGGAGGCGTTCCGCCGCTGGATGTGGTTCCCGACCTGGCCTTAA
- a CDS encoding trans-sulfuration enzyme family protein codes for MKRRTGQNPDITRTWRPATQAVRGGTARSEFGETSEALFLTSGYAYDCAADAAARFAGEQVGMTYSRLQNPTVQMLEDRIALLEGAEACRSMATGMAAMTAVLLCQLEQGDHLVGGRAAFGSCRWLTDTLLPKFGIQTTIVDARDPQAFADAVQPKTKVFFFETPANPTMDIADMAAICDIAKRHGITTVVDNAFATPALQRPMEFGADVTAYSATKMMDGQGRVLAGAVCGTATFINDVLLPFTRNTGPTLSAFNAWVVLKGLETLDLRINRQSENSLKVGRFLEKRVPRILHPGLPSHPQHDLAMRQMSACGPIFAFEVEGGRAQAHGLLDALELVDISNNIGDSRSLMTHPSSTTHYGVAEDKRIEMGVTENLLRLNVGLEDPEDVIADLDQALTKVGL; via the coding sequence ATGAAACGCCGCACCGGACAGAATCCCGACATCACCCGCACCTGGCGCCCCGCGACGCAGGCCGTCCGCGGCGGCACCGCGCGCAGCGAATTCGGCGAGACGTCGGAAGCGCTCTTCCTGACGTCGGGCTACGCCTATGATTGTGCTGCCGACGCCGCGGCGCGGTTTGCCGGCGAACAGGTCGGGATGACCTATTCGCGGCTGCAGAACCCGACCGTGCAGATGCTCGAAGATCGTATCGCGTTGCTCGAAGGGGCGGAGGCGTGCCGGTCTATGGCCACGGGCATGGCGGCGATGACGGCGGTTCTGCTCTGTCAGCTGGAACAGGGCGATCATCTGGTCGGCGGGCGTGCTGCGTTCGGGTCGTGCCGCTGGCTCACCGACACGCTGTTGCCCAAGTTCGGCATACAAACGACGATCGTCGATGCGCGCGATCCGCAGGCGTTCGCGGACGCGGTGCAGCCGAAGACGAAGGTCTTCTTCTTCGAAACCCCGGCCAATCCGACGATGGATATAGCCGACATGGCCGCGATCTGCGACATCGCCAAAAGGCACGGCATCACCACCGTCGTGGACAATGCCTTCGCCACCCCGGCCTTGCAGCGCCCGATGGAATTCGGCGCGGATGTCACCGCCTATAGCGCGACCAAGATGATGGACGGGCAGGGGCGTGTCCTGGCTGGAGCGGTGTGCGGGACGGCCACATTCATTAACGACGTGCTGTTGCCCTTCACGCGCAACACCGGTCCCACGCTCAGCGCGTTCAATGCGTGGGTGGTGCTGAAGGGTCTGGAAACGCTCGACCTCCGCATCAACCGCCAGAGCGAAAATTCGCTGAAGGTCGGCCGTTTTCTGGAAAAGCGCGTGCCCCGCATCCTGCACCCCGGGCTTCCCAGTCATCCACAGCACGACCTCGCGATGCGCCAGATGAGCGCTTGCGGCCCGATCTTCGCGTTCGAGGTGGAGGGTGGCCGCGCACAGGCGCATGGGCTGCTCGACGCGCTGGAACTGGTCGATATCTCGAACAATATCGGTGATTCGCGGTCGCTGATGACGCATCCGTCCTCGACCACGCATTACGGCGTCGCGGAGGATAAGCGGATCGAGATGGGCGTGACGGAGAATCTGTTGCGGCTGAACGTCGGGCTGGAGGATCCGGAGGACGTGATCGCCGATCTCGACCAGGCATTGACGAAGGTCGGCCTGTGA
- the apaG gene encoding Co2+/Mg2+ efflux protein ApaG: MKALFPNVAETRGIVVRVSVSYLPEQSEPQRGRWFWAYHVRIENEGRQAVQLLTRHWIITDGRGARHTVEGEGVVGEQPMISPGASFDYVSGCPLATPSGAMQGAYHMIGEDGAAFEVEIPKFALLAPAVGA; encoded by the coding sequence GTGAAGGCGCTGTTCCCCAACGTCGCGGAGACGCGGGGGATCGTCGTGCGGGTGTCGGTCAGCTACCTGCCGGAACAATCCGAACCGCAGCGCGGGCGCTGGTTCTGGGCGTATCACGTTCGGATCGAGAATGAGGGGCGGCAGGCGGTGCAACTGCTCACCCGCCACTGGATCATCACCGACGGCCGCGGTGCCCGCCATACCGTCGAAGGCGAAGGCGTGGTCGGCGAACAGCCGATGATCTCGCCGGGCGCCAGCTTCGATTATGTCTCCGGCTGCCCGCTCGCGACGCCGAGCGGTGCGATGCAGGGCGCCTATCACATGATCGGCGAAGACGGCGCGGCGTTCGAGGTGGAGATTCCCAAATTCGCGCTGCTCGCGCCGGCGGTCGGCGCGTGA
- a CDS encoding LysR family transcriptional regulator has product MKRTHLPLNGLRVLDAAARHLSFTRAADELAVTPAAVGQQIRALEDTLGVVLFRRTTKGLELTPEGEAGLGPLRQGFLEFEEAVRAMQAGQTSKSLTIAAPRDLTEKWLMPRLAEIARGDGELRFALVSADEDIDFTEANLDLAIRWGDGPGTHEGEALESEGMVTVERPGGGIDTRISWPGCLNDDSVSLVRVGDAGLALDAAAEGLGRATVPELLAAADIAAGRVTMVGEATPSAKGYWLVAPLPQWRQKKVRALVDALAGATGGV; this is encoded by the coding sequence GTGAAACGCACTCATCTCCCGCTCAACGGTCTACGCGTGCTGGACGCCGCGGCCCGGCATCTGTCCTTCACCCGCGCCGCGGACGAACTGGCGGTGACGCCGGCCGCAGTCGGGCAACAGATCCGCGCGCTGGAGGATACGCTGGGCGTCGTCCTGTTCCGCCGCACGACCAAGGGGCTGGAACTGACCCCCGAGGGCGAGGCGGGATTGGGCCCGTTGCGACAGGGCTTCCTGGAATTCGAGGAAGCGGTTCGCGCGATGCAGGCGGGCCAGACATCCAAGTCGCTGACGATCGCCGCGCCGCGCGACCTGACCGAAAAATGGCTGATGCCGCGTCTGGCGGAAATCGCGCGCGGTGACGGCGAGTTGCGTTTCGCGCTCGTTTCCGCGGACGAGGATATCGACTTCACCGAAGCCAATCTGGATCTCGCGATCCGCTGGGGCGACGGGCCGGGCACGCATGAGGGCGAGGCACTGGAATCCGAAGGGATGGTGACGGTCGAAAGGCCCGGCGGCGGGATCGACACGCGCATTTCATGGCCCGGCTGCCTGAACGACGATTCGGTGTCCTTGGTGCGGGTCGGCGATGCCGGTCTCGCGCTGGATGCCGCCGCCGAAGGACTGGGCCGCGCGACCGTACCCGAACTCCTCGCCGCGGCGGACATCGCCGCCGGGCGTGTCACGATGGTGGGCGAGGCGACACCCTCCGCCAAAGGCTATTGGCTGGTCGCGCCGTTGCCGCAATGGCGGCAGAAGAAGGTCAGGGCGCTGGTCGATGCACTTGCCGGGGCCACCGGCGGGGTGTGA
- a CDS encoding GNAT family N-acetyltransferase — MRLQRLDDAEALFEAYGDTELMRYWSSGPHADLEETRAYMAPRVDRSDWRTWSITERQSDRVIGTVSAGQRRAAVVEIGYLLVRSAWGRGYAREAVSRLIDLLVRDEGNRRVFADTDPDNVASNTLLETLGFRREGYLRAEWETHIGVRDTILWGLLAKEWTDR, encoded by the coding sequence ATGCGTCTGCAGCGGCTGGATGATGCCGAGGCTTTGTTCGAAGCCTATGGCGACACGGAACTGATGCGCTACTGGTCCAGCGGCCCGCACGCCGATCTGGAGGAAACGCGGGCCTATATGGCACCCCGCGTCGATAGAAGTGATTGGCGAACCTGGAGTATAACTGAGCGCCAAAGCGACCGCGTGATCGGAACGGTATCCGCGGGTCAGCGTCGCGCCGCCGTGGTCGAGATCGGCTATCTGCTCGTTCGTTCGGCCTGGGGGCGGGGCTATGCGCGTGAAGCGGTTTCGCGGCTGATCGACCTGCTGGTGCGCGACGAAGGCAATCGGCGGGTGTTCGCCGATACCGATCCCGACAATGTCGCCTCCAATACGCTGCTGGAGACGCTCGGCTTCCGCCGGGAAGGCTATTTGCGCGCCGAATGGGAAACGCATATCGGCGTACGGGATACGATCCTGTGGGGCCTGCTCGCAAAGGAATGGACCGACCGATGA